TTTAAAAATTGGAGCATACTAATTCAAATTTTAACTTTTggctttattaatatttataataatattttcatattttcttgtTCAGGATTTCTCATTTCTGCGACAAAGCCAACAAACCAGCCAAAGCTAGGAAAAGAAAATGGTAACTTCAAACCCCTATGGTTGCTTCCCCTTGAAATTGTGATGGGAAGCTTTATAGCAGCAATTTTTTTGGTTGCTGCTGTTATGACtctcataaaatacaaaaaagaagCCATTGCATTTATGCCGTGGAAGAAAACTTTGACTGGTCACGAAGGAGATAGATTTGGCACAGGTAAGTTTCTTGTTTTATAACATTTGCAATTCTTATCCATGTCTGCATGATTTTCCTAAGTATCAAGTATGATCAAAATCATATTAAAGACTTAATGCATTATATCATCTATGATGGTAGAGCAACCCAGATAgttcaaacaaaaaaatatattgaaatttTTAATAATGACATTTTTAGCAAGATAGTACTGTCCTGAAGTAGTTTGTAAAGAATAGAGCTGAGGGTGTCCAGGCATAACTTGGGacttctaggcagtgtgcctttagTGGTTATTTAGTATAAATTTGCATTAACAAGGCCTGCATGAATTGTGAAAGTCCAACCAGGATTTGGAGCATTAAATGGTGTAACAGTGATGAGCCGAGTAGAGCTTCAAGAAGCATgtgaagacttcagcaacattaTTGGCTGTTGCCCTGATAGCATAGTTTACAAAGGTATCACATCACAGGGACGAGAAATAGCTGTAACAAGCATGCGTGTTACCAGAGAAGATTGGACCCCCCAATCTGAGGTTTGTTTTCGAAAAAAGGTAATAACTTTACAAGGATCAACCTGTTCTGATTTTGTTCTGCAACCCTATTCCAAGAATATCATTACCAATGATGTAGTGCTAGGGTGTTTGAATTTTTATAGAAATGTCATGGTCATGTGGCATGTTGATGCTCTATTTTATCAAAACTACTTGTTGCATCAATAATCCAACTTTGCTAAGGTAATACTCTTGTTAAAAGGGCTCCATATGTTATCTGATGCCATGTATGACTGGCTTTTGGCATGTGTATCACTTTTGGCTTCTGATTAAGATTTGACCAATTTCTGTAGTTGTAATTACATATGCCATACGCTTTCttcatcatgtcctatttgttgtttttggttaCTTGGGAACAACTCCAATTCAAAACATTATGCAATTAGATTATTCGGTGAAGAGATAAACCGTTTTAAGTTATATTTTTGATATGTAAGGATAGCAGGATAAGTCATTTCTAACATTAAAAGGCCTCATTCAGGTGCAAGATCTAGCAAAGTTGAATCATAGAAATATTGTCAAACTGTTGGGACATTGTACGGAGAATGAACCATTCACACGAATGTTTGTCTTTGAGTATGCTTCAAATGGGACACTGTACGAGCATCTTCATTGTGAGTCCTATGATGTCAAATCGTGCATTTTTTTAATAATGTGTAAGATCACAGCTACTTGATGAGATTAGGAGAGATGACTGCTTTAACTGTATTCCAGATGGGGATGGATGGCAGCTAGGCTGGAGTGCTCGGATGAAAATTATAGCAGGAGTGGCACATGGTTTGCAGTACATGCACCATGAACTCGTACCTCCCGTTTCCTTTGTGGATTTGGACTCCAATGCAATATACCTAacagaagactttactccaaaggTGTGGTGATAGTTGTTAGAACAATGAATATTGTGTTGTTCATTGTGCTTTCGGAATGCTTATGAATACATCTAATTTAACAAGGCATGTCTTAGGGTGGATAATTAATACAGTGTATACATATAGAATAGACAGGGATCTGAATTCTTGTAGAAGATCCAGTTCACCTTAAATTCTCATCCCAGAATTTAGCCATGTGGATTTACTGGAATTTCAGCTTCTTACACTTGGTGCACTGCTGGATCTTTCTCGCCAAAAGAAACTGACTTCATCATCACTTTAGAGAGTCAATAAGTTCAAATTTACTAACTTTTTTACTGCTTTCAGTTGGCAGACTTTGAGACTTGGAAATCCATATTTGTAAAAGATGAAAGGAGGTCAATTTTCAAAAGCAGTGCAACTCTGACTCGTGGTTCTGTAGAATCTTTAGGAGATCATTCTGATATTGAAttcaacatattcagctttggAGTGCTTCTATTGGAGATTATCAGTGGACGATTCCCCTATTGCAAGCACCAGGGATCCCTTCTTGACTGGgtaaagcaaatctaaattatctTCACCTAAATCTCTTATCAACTTCAGTGGGAAATTAAAGCTGACCAAGCATTTTATGTGCAGGCTCAAGAGTACTTGGAGGTTCCTGAAGTCATCGCCTACCTAGTTGACCCTGCACTCAGATATTTCAGGTACAGTGATCTCCAAACTGTATGTGAAGTGGTTCGTCTCTGCATTAAATCTGATCATACAAGACCTTCAATGAAGCAGATAGTTTGTATGCTTGAGTCTGGAATTGACACATCTGAGACTGCGGGTTTCAAAGAATCTCCCCTCAAGTGGGCAGAGCATCAACTCGTATCCTGATTGTAAAGAAATTTCCATTTTCTGCTGAGTGTATTGGTCATGTTTGAAGTTATATGTGTAGCAAAGTTAACGTCAATTTATTCCATTGACAGAAGGCATTTGTTCATTCACATTTTCGTGCTGTGACCATAAAAAAATGTAGTTGGGTAGAACATGATATGCCAGCACGATAATAGATATGCCCATGAGATATAAATCTGTACCATACTTGGAGGATTGAGCTTCCTCTTCATGTTCTTTTTCAAAATGAAGATTCTTTCATTGTTTGATGGATTCAATTTAGCTTCCTCTACTTAACAAATAGGATTGCTTAAGGACAGATTGACTTATTCTAGAGTATGATCTGGATGGTACAGAATGGATCTTCCACTATTCCCCTGAACAGAAATATAAATACTATACCCAGCTTCTTTATGAAATCAAAATGCATATAGGATGGAAATTTTACAAAAATTATCATTGTCTATCAtattattttggaataggggtttACAAAGGATttcactttttatgattttttctggATAATGATGTTCGTATCATAGTTAGTTGTTAGGGGCcaattttcaaattttggttttgcattatGATAGATACTCAAGACAAAAGTTAATTCAAGAAGCAGAAACTTAAGGGTGTGAATTTCAGCAACATATTTAATGCTAACATTACAGCTCAGTTACAAGTTAATTTTGATCATAAATTGAAACAATAATTGATGACATTATAGATCGGTTTTCAGTTGAAGCAGCAAATTTTAATCAGGTGTTTTCTAAAGCAATCTGAGGGAACTTATTTAAATCTGGCTCTTTTCGTGAGCTTTAATTGTGTGATACGGATTCTTTAATATGCTTATTTTCCTATCATTAGGACTCttgagggaaagaaaaggttatccCAAGCACAAGTTTGCAAACGTAAAATTTCATTCAAGATATAAAATATTCAAAATGACATTTTGGTATTTACATGCACTTAATCATGACACAAATGTTTCACTGTGGGAGCTTTTAATGAAATTTGACTGGATCCTTCATCAAACTAAGGTATTGGTTTGTCAACTCTCGTCACCAAAAGCTTTTAACGGCAGCTTTGATTTCAGAATGGTCATTTTGCATAACTTATCTTGAAGGTTCTTGAATATCCTTTTAACTGAGACGGTGGTGTTTTTTAAAAGCATATTATGGTTTAACAAGTAATGATAGTTGATTATTGATTTATAAGACCGAAATTATGGAAAGCACCCGAAGGCGCCAACATTGAAGATTATTAAAGTAAATTTTAATAATAAACTAGTTCAGAATATTATGTGTGCTGTGGGTCGAGGTAGTAGATAAGGCCCGAAAATTTAGTAATAAACCAGTTCAGAACATTTTCTGTTTGCTGTTTGCTGTTTGCTGTTTGCTGTGGCTTTGCTAGCATAATGCTTTGCCTGGTCTAATACAAACGTGGCTGTTCTTCAAGGGCCCTCAAGTGAAagaaagtttcaaacatgtcaagaTGTGCACTCTTCCCGTGGCACAACCACCTTAAAACTCTAACTTGCTTCTTAGTTAACCAACATATAATTCCGTGCCTAGGTTAAGTGTTTATAGAAAATATTCAGGAAAAAGATGGTGCTAACTGAAACCCACATGCCTATTTTTAAGAGGTAAGAAAAAAGTCTAGAAGGAAGCATGCAACATGTATGAAAGAGTACTTTTTAACTGATATCAATTTTGGCTCAAACAAGGTCTTCTTCCTCTCCATGATTTCAGGTATATCAATGAAGTCTAATATTCCATGACAATGTTCTAAGCCTCTCCCAACAGTGTACGGTTTAGCTTTCAGGAATATTAGTCGAGGGATTTTGAACTGCTATTTCAAAACAGAAGGATGTTCCTCCTGGGCtgcagctattctggctccaaaatggtcaAAACGTATATGTTATTGAGAACTGAAAAAAAGAGTCATAAATCGCGAAATCAACGGTGAATAACGTGCGTATAACCTTCATATTATTGACAAAACGTATCTTTTATGTGTTTTTTTGGGGAGCCACAATAACTTGCTTCCTTCATCATGGCATCCAAATAGACCATTAAATCAAATTATTGCCAAGGTGTCTTGTCAAATTTAGATCATCAATTTTAGTGAGTTCGTCAATGTTTTTTTTGGGGATAGATTTCATTAATTCCAAGACAAAGTTCGCAAGTTTAGAGAATGCAGCCAATTTTGCAAGTCAGTTATTTTAGAATTTCGAAAATATCTTTGAATAGCAAAAGTTGTTATTTTAACAAGGAGATGGATTTGTTATTTTAggattttatttaatcatttttttaagAACTAGTTTTTTTATTCTTGATTTTCCACAATTAGGATAGGGTGCTTAAAAGCATAGCACTATTGAGAATATTTTGTTATTATTTAATCTCCCAAAACATCTCTTGATAGCTTATACATAAGTGCTTTGAGCTCATAATTTGCAATGATACTTGAGGTCAAATttatgttgtagaaattttttaacTTAGAAGTGAAATTATTGTTTTTTTGTTATGAAGATTGGTGGAAGTTGTGCTTATGTCATAGAAACTATTATTCGATTGGAATTAGCATAGTTGTGTTTTGCATGTTTGTGATTTTTTGAAGTAAAAAATATATTGTTTTGGGTATGTTGACATAAAATATAAACCTAAGATTTAGAATATCTTTCATGAAATTTAAACTTTAGTGTAATAAAATAAGAAGGAAAACCAAAACAAGTGTGATAGATTATGGATACAAGCAAAAACATTATTATTCACATAACACTATGTGAGATATTTTGTTTTATTCATATCGTGTCTTACCTTCATTGTCTCCTCATTTTGAAACCTTAGACATACACATCACATTTACGTGGGCACTTACACACGATCTCTTATTACTTGCACACTATGTTTTATTTGTTTATGCCATTCCATTATATATGCAATATATGATATCATTATTAATTGCTCTCCAAGGTATAAGAACGTGTCCCTAGGCTCAACTCTATACAACTATGACCAACAAGAGGCACTACAATTATGCTTTTTGGTCCCTATTTTGTTCATCCTTCCATTAAGAGGATAACTTGTATAGACATAGCTTCTAGCTTCCTTGTAGGTTCTCACCATCAACCTCCATTAGGCTTTCCTTTTGGGTTCATTCAATACCCATTTGGGGTTTTCAATTGAA
This genomic stretch from Cryptomeria japonica chromosome 8, Sugi_1.0, whole genome shotgun sequence harbors:
- the LOC131079440 gene encoding probable LRR receptor-like serine/threonine-protein kinase At1g63430 isoform X2, which produces MKVEVVLVIVVVCSTSLSGCSSISREGLSLLAFKDAIFDDPSSALSNWNPLDQNPCNWSGVLCLTSGGSVQALNLPGLSLKGFLAPELGLLTYLETLNLRSNSILGAIPRQLGGLKNLENLDLSLNQLTGVIPKEIGNLSNIAKIFLEGNDLVGSIPPELGKLEKLQELHLHRNRFQGTILGDNESMNINPNPQGLYGIQGRKSSLCNLKQLKDANFSHNFLVGRIPTCLKYLPRSSFDWNCLQDGDPNLHQRPLDQCGFLISATKPTNQPKLGKENGNFKPLWLLPLEIVMGSFIAAIFLVAAVMTLIKYKKEAIAFMPWKKTLTGHEGDRFGTGFGALNGVTVMSRVELQEACEDFSNIIGCCPDSIVYKGITSQGREIAVTSMRVTREDWTPQSEVCFRKKVQDLAKLNHRNIVKLLGHCTENEPFTRMFVFEYASNGTLYEHLHYGDGWQLGWSARMKIIAGVAHGLQYMHHELVPPVSFVDLDSNAIYLTEDFTPKLADFETWKSIFVKDERRSIFKSSATLTRGSVESLGDHSDIEFNIFSFGVLLLEIISGRFPYCKHQGSLLDWAQEYLEVPEVIAYLVDPALRYFRYSDLQTVCEVVRLCIKSDHTRPSMKQIVCMLESGIDTSETAGFKESPLKWAEHQLVS
- the LOC131079440 gene encoding probable LRR receptor-like serine/threonine-protein kinase At1g63430 isoform X3, whose product is MKVEVVLVIVVVCSTSLSGCSSISREGLSLLAFKDAIFDDPSSALSNWNPLDQNPCNWSGVLCLTSGGSVQALNLPGLSLKGFLAPELGLLTYLETLNLRSNSILGAIPRQLGGLKNLENLDLSLNQLTGVIPKEIGNLSNIAKIFLEGNDLVGSIPPELGKLEKLQELHLHRNRFQGTILGDNESMNINPNPQGLYGIQGRKSSLCNLKQLKDANFSHNFLVGRIPTCLKYLPRSSFDWNCLQDGDPNLHQRPLDQCGFLISATKPTNQPKLGKENGNFKPLWLLPLEIVMGSFIAAIFLVAAVMTLIKYKKEAIAFMPWKKTLTGHEGDRFGTVQPGFGALNGVTVMSRVELQEACEDFSNIIGCCPDSIVYKGITSQGREIAVTSMRVTREDWTPQSEVCFRKKVQDLAKLNHRNIVKLLGHCTENEPFTRMFVFEYASNGTLYEHLHYGDGWQLGWSARMKIIAGVAHGLQYMHHELVPPVSFVDLDSNAIYLTEDFTPKLADFETWKSIFVKDERRSIFKSSATLTRGSVESLGDHSDIEFNIFSFGVLLLEIISGRFPYCKHQGSLLDWAQEYLEVPEVIAYLVDPALRYFR
- the LOC131079440 gene encoding probable LRR receptor-like serine/threonine-protein kinase At1g63430 isoform X1, giving the protein MKVEVVLVIVVVCSTSLSGCSSISREGLSLLAFKDAIFDDPSSALSNWNPLDQNPCNWSGVLCLTSGGSVQALNLPGLSLKGFLAPELGLLTYLETLNLRSNSILGAIPRQLGGLKNLENLDLSLNQLTGVIPKEIGNLSNIAKIFLEGNDLVGSIPPELGKLEKLQELHLHRNRFQGTILGDNESMNINPNPQGLYGIQGRKSSLCNLKQLKDANFSHNFLVGRIPTCLKYLPRSSFDWNCLQDGDPNLHQRPLDQCGFLISATKPTNQPKLGKENGNFKPLWLLPLEIVMGSFIAAIFLVAAVMTLIKYKKEAIAFMPWKKTLTGHEGDRFGTVQPGFGALNGVTVMSRVELQEACEDFSNIIGCCPDSIVYKGITSQGREIAVTSMRVTREDWTPQSEVCFRKKVQDLAKLNHRNIVKLLGHCTENEPFTRMFVFEYASNGTLYEHLHYGDGWQLGWSARMKIIAGVAHGLQYMHHELVPPVSFVDLDSNAIYLTEDFTPKLADFETWKSIFVKDERRSIFKSSATLTRGSVESLGDHSDIEFNIFSFGVLLLEIISGRFPYCKHQGSLLDWAQEYLEVPEVIAYLVDPALRYFRYSDLQTVCEVVRLCIKSDHTRPSMKQIVCMLESGIDTSETAGFKESPLKWAEHQLVS